Proteins encoded together in one Coffea arabica cultivar ET-39 chromosome 2c, Coffea Arabica ET-39 HiFi, whole genome shotgun sequence window:
- the LOC113726621 gene encoding ABC transporter G family member 1-like — protein MAYPICKDSRAHLPDLEQCEKDALDVETVDFVAGGAQYGFHGRGVYLTWKDVWVTVSNVKEGTKSFLQGLNGYATPGQLLAIMGPSGCGKSTLLDAANQLFWMHCLKLSTLSGRLGTKMKRCGEILINGRQQELAYGTSAYVTDNDILTWTLTVREAVYYSANLQLPNAMSRSEKKERAERTIREMGLLPCFDTRIGGWGIKGLSNGQKRRVSICMEILTRPKLLFLDEPTSGLDSAAAYCIVNRIVRLARHYGMTVVASLHQPSSEAFKLLDNLCLLCLGRTIYFGPAYAANQFFAGNGFPCPALQNPADHYLRMVNSDFSEDIQYGAGGKTTTREVIDMLAESYRSSDAYKDILRQAAEMDKQSTGTMEKKGSPASFFIHCLVLIERSFLNMYRDVGYYWLRLGINIALGFGLGTVFHNVGNSYSSINARGSMLMFVASLLTIMAIGGFPSVVEDIKGSDRFLYFIMVLIACLMLVETLVMIVATIVPNFLMGLITGAGLQGLMMLSGGFFRLPSDLPKIFWKYPMYYIAFHKYAYQGLYKNEFQGLAFPKNLLAGGSSNLVDGETILRDIWQVEMGYSKWIDLEILFGMVILYRLLLFGAIKIAEKF, from the exons ATGGCTTATCCAATTTGCAAGGATTCGCGTGCACACCTGCCCGACCTTGAACAATGTGAAAAGGATGCGCTTGATGTTGAAACAGTTGATTTTGTTGCAGGAGGAGCACAATATGGTTTTCATGGGAGAGGAGTATACTTGACGTGGAAGGACGTTTGGGTGACAGTTTCCAATGTAAAAGAAGGCACCAAATCCTTTCTGCAAGGACTTAATGGTTATGCAACTCCCGGTCAGCTCCTAGCGATCATGGGTCCTTCTGGTTGTGGCAAATCAACTCTTCTGGATGCGGCAAATCAACTCTTCTGGATGCATTGTCTG AAACTGTCAACTCTTTCAGGGAGGCTAGGCACAAAGATGAAGCGGTGTGGCGAAATTCTGATTAATGGCCGACAACAAGAGCTTGCATATGGGACATCG GCCTACGTGACTGATAATGACATCCTAACATGGACATTGACCGTTAGAGAAGCTGTCTACTATTCTGCTAACCTCCAACTGCCAAATGCAATGTCGAGAtcagagaaaaaagagagagcagAGAGAACGATAAGGGAAATGGGATTGCTTCCTTGCTTTGATACTAGAATTGGAGGCTGGGGCATTAAAGGCCTCAGTAACGGGCAAAAGAGGAGAGTGAGCATTTGCATGGAAATTTTGACGCGACCCAAGCTTCTCTTCCTTGATGAGCCAACAAGTGGACTCGACAGTGCTGCTGCATACTGTATTGTAAATAGAATTGTTAGACTGGCTCGGCATTATGGGATGACTGTGGTAGCATCTTTGCATCAACCTAGCAGTGAAGCCTTCAAGCTCCTTGACAATCTTTGCCTCCTCTGTTTGGGTAGGACAATATACTTTGGACCTGCCTATGCTGCAAATCAG TTTTTTGCAGGGAATGGCTTTCCATGTCCTGCTCTCCAGAATCCAGCAGATCATTATCTGAGGATGGTCAACAGTGATTTCAGTGAG GACATTCAATACGGTGCTGGAGGAAAGACAACCACAAGGGAAGTAATTGATATGCTGGCAGAATCTTATAGATCGTCTGATGCCTATAAAGATATCCTGAGACAAGCGGCAGAGATGGATAAACAA AGCACTGGTACGATGGAGAAGAAGGGGAGCCCCGCAAGCTTCTTTATACACTGCCTCGTCCTCATTGAAAGGTCATTTCTGAATATGTACCGTGATGTAGGGTACTACTGGTTGCGCCTTGGTATAAACATTGCATTAGGTTTTGGGTTGGGTACCGTGTTCCATAATGTTGGAAACAGTTACAGCTCCATCAAT GCCAGAGGTTCTATGCTTATGTTTGTAGCATCGTTATTAACCATCATGGCTATTGGAGGGTTCCCATCAGTTGTGGAGGACATAAAG GGAAGTGACAGGTTTTTGTACTTCATAATGGTACTCATTGCATGTCTTATGTTGGTTGAGACCCTTGTGATGATTGTGGCGACCATAGTGCCAAATTTCCTCATGGGACTCATCACCGGTGCTGGACTTCAAGGTTTAATGATGTTAAGCGGCGGTTTCTTTCGACTTCCAAGTGATTTACCAAAGATTTTTTGGAAATATCCGATGTACTACATTGCCTTTCATAAGTATGCATATCAAGGACTATACAAGAATGAATTCCAAGGGCTAGCATTTCCCAAAAATCTGTTGGCCGGAGGATCTTCTAATCTGGTAGATGGTGAAACTATTTTGAGGGATATCTGGCAGGTGGAGATGGGTTACTCCAAGTGGATTGATCTGGAAATCTTATTTGGAATGGTGATATTGTACAGACTCTTACTCTTTGGGGCTATCAAGATTGCAGAAAAGTTTTAA